One genomic segment of Macaca fascicularis isolate 582-1 chromosome 19, T2T-MFA8v1.1 includes these proteins:
- the BCKDHA gene encoding 2-oxoisovalerate dehydrogenase subunit alpha, mitochondrial isoform X2, translated as MYRDYPLELFMAQCYGNISDLGKGRQMPVHYGCKERHFVTISSPLATQIPQAVGAAYAAKRANANRVVICYFGEGAASEGDAHAGFNFAATLECPIIFFCRNNGYAISTPTSEQYRGDGIAARGPGYGIMSIRVDGNDVFAVYNATKEARRRAVAENQPFLIEAMTYRIGHHSTSDDSSAYRSVDEVNYWDKQDHPISRLRHYLLSQGWWDEEQEKAWRKQSRKKVMEAFEQAERKPKPNPNLLFSDVYQEMPAQLRKQQESLARHLQTYGEHYPLEHFDK; from the exons ATGTATCGCGACTACCCCCTGGAACTATTCATGGCCCAGTGCTATGGCAACATCAGTGACTTGGGCAAGGGGCGGCAGATGCCTGTCCACTACGGCTGCAAGGAACGCCACTTCGTCACTATCTCCTCTCCACTGGCCACACAGATCCCTCAGG CGGTGGGGGCAGCCTACGCAGCCAAGCGGGCCAATGCCAACAGGGTCGTCATCTGTTACTTCGGTGAGGGGGCGGCCAGCGAGGGGGATGCCCACGCCGGCTTCAACTTCGCGGCCACACTTGAGTGCCCCATCATCTTCTTCTGCCGGAACAATGGCTACGCCATCTCCACGCCCACCTCCGAGCAGTATCGCGGCGATGGCATTG cGGCACGAGGCCCCGGGTATGGCATCATGTCAATCCGCGTGGATGGTAATGATGTGTTTGCTGTGTACAATGCCACAAAGGAGGCCCGACGGCGCGCTGTGGCAGAGAACCAGCCCTTCCTCATCGAGGCCATGACCTACAG GATCGGGCACCACAGCACCAGTGACGACAGTTCGGCGTACCGCTCGGTGGACGAGGTCAATTACTGGGACAAGCAGGACCACCCCATCTCCCGGCTGCGGCACTACCTGCTGAGCCAAGGCTGGTGGGATGAGGAGCAAGAGAAGGCCTGGAGGAAGCAGTCCCGCAAGAAG GTGATGGAGGCCTTTGAGCAGGCAGAGCGGAAGCCCAAACCCAACCCCAACCTGCTCTTCTCAGACGTGTATCAGGAGATGCCCGCCCAGCTCCGCAAGCAGCAGGAGTCCCTGGCCCGCCACCTGCAGACCTACGGGGAGCACTACCCACTGGAGCACTTTGATAAGTGA
- the BCKDHA gene encoding 2-oxoisovalerate dehydrogenase subunit alpha, mitochondrial isoform X1, whose product MSLNLSLAQHPHRQQQQFSSLDDKPQFPGASAEFIDKLEFIQPNVISGIPIYRVMDRQGQIINPSEDPHLPKEKVLKLYKSMTLLNTMDRILYESQRQGRISFYMTNYGEEGTHVGSAAALDNTDLVFGQYREAGVLMYRDYPLELFMAQCYGNISDLGKGRQMPVHYGCKERHFVTISSPLATQIPQAVGAAYAAKRANANRVVICYFGEGAASEGDAHAGFNFAATLECPIIFFCRNNGYAISTPTSEQYRGDGIAARGPGYGIMSIRVDGNDVFAVYNATKEARRRAVAENQPFLIEAMTYRIGHHSTSDDSSAYRSVDEVNYWDKQDHPISRLRHYLLSQGWWDEEQEKAWRKQSRKKVMEAFEQAERKPKPNPNLLFSDVYQEMPAQLRKQQESLARHLQTYGEHYPLEHFDK is encoded by the exons CACCCGcacaggcagcagcagcagttcTCATCTCTGGATGACAAGCCCCAGTTCCCAGGGGCCTCGGCTGAGTTTATAGACAAGTTGGAATTCATCCAGCCCAATGTTATCTCTGGAATCCCCATCTACCGTGTCATGGACCGGCAAGGCCAGATCATCAACCCCAGCGAGGACCCCCAC CTGCCAAAGGAGAAGGTGCTGAAGCTCTACAAGAGCATGACACTGCTTAACACCATGGACCGCATCCTCTATGAGTCTCAGCGGCAG ggCCGGATCTCCTTCTACATGACCAACTATGGCGAGGAGGGCACGCACGTGGGGAGTGCCGCCGCCCTGGACAACACAGACCTGGTGTTTGGCCAGTACCGGGAGGCAG GTGTGCTGATGTATCGCGACTACCCCCTGGAACTATTCATGGCCCAGTGCTATGGCAACATCAGTGACTTGGGCAAGGGGCGGCAGATGCCTGTCCACTACGGCTGCAAGGAACGCCACTTCGTCACTATCTCCTCTCCACTGGCCACACAGATCCCTCAGG CGGTGGGGGCAGCCTACGCAGCCAAGCGGGCCAATGCCAACAGGGTCGTCATCTGTTACTTCGGTGAGGGGGCGGCCAGCGAGGGGGATGCCCACGCCGGCTTCAACTTCGCGGCCACACTTGAGTGCCCCATCATCTTCTTCTGCCGGAACAATGGCTACGCCATCTCCACGCCCACCTCCGAGCAGTATCGCGGCGATGGCATTG cGGCACGAGGCCCCGGGTATGGCATCATGTCAATCCGCGTGGATGGTAATGATGTGTTTGCTGTGTACAATGCCACAAAGGAGGCCCGACGGCGCGCTGTGGCAGAGAACCAGCCCTTCCTCATCGAGGCCATGACCTACAG GATCGGGCACCACAGCACCAGTGACGACAGTTCGGCGTACCGCTCGGTGGACGAGGTCAATTACTGGGACAAGCAGGACCACCCCATCTCCCGGCTGCGGCACTACCTGCTGAGCCAAGGCTGGTGGGATGAGGAGCAAGAGAAGGCCTGGAGGAAGCAGTCCCGCAAGAAG GTGATGGAGGCCTTTGAGCAGGCAGAGCGGAAGCCCAAACCCAACCCCAACCTGCTCTTCTCAGACGTGTATCAGGAGATGCCCGCCCAGCTCCGCAAGCAGCAGGAGTCCCTGGCCCGCCACCTGCAGACCTACGGGGAGCACTACCCACTGGAGCACTTTGATAAGTGA
- the BCKDHA gene encoding 2-oxoisovalerate dehydrogenase subunit alpha, mitochondrial yields MAVAIAAARVWRPNRGLSQAALLLLWRPGARGLARSHPHRQQQQFSSLDDKPQFPGASAEFIDKLEFIQPNVISGIPIYRVMDRQGQIINPSEDPHLPKEKVLKLYKSMTLLNTMDRILYESQRQGRISFYMTNYGEEGTHVGSAAALDNTDLVFGQYREAGVLMYRDYPLELFMAQCYGNISDLGKGRQMPVHYGCKERHFVTISSPLATQIPQAVGAAYAAKRANANRVVICYFGEGAASEGDAHAGFNFAATLECPIIFFCRNNGYAISTPTSEQYRGDGIAARGPGYGIMSIRVDGNDVFAVYNATKEARRRAVAENQPFLIEAMTYRIGHHSTSDDSSAYRSVDEVNYWDKQDHPISRLRHYLLSQGWWDEEQEKAWRKQSRKKVMEAFEQAERKPKPNPNLLFSDVYQEMPAQLRKQQESLARHLQTYGEHYPLEHFDK; encoded by the exons CACCCGcacaggcagcagcagcagttcTCATCTCTGGATGACAAGCCCCAGTTCCCAGGGGCCTCGGCTGAGTTTATAGACAAGTTGGAATTCATCCAGCCCAATGTTATCTCTGGAATCCCCATCTACCGTGTCATGGACCGGCAAGGCCAGATCATCAACCCCAGCGAGGACCCCCAC CTGCCAAAGGAGAAGGTGCTGAAGCTCTACAAGAGCATGACACTGCTTAACACCATGGACCGCATCCTCTATGAGTCTCAGCGGCAG ggCCGGATCTCCTTCTACATGACCAACTATGGCGAGGAGGGCACGCACGTGGGGAGTGCCGCCGCCCTGGACAACACAGACCTGGTGTTTGGCCAGTACCGGGAGGCAG GTGTGCTGATGTATCGCGACTACCCCCTGGAACTATTCATGGCCCAGTGCTATGGCAACATCAGTGACTTGGGCAAGGGGCGGCAGATGCCTGTCCACTACGGCTGCAAGGAACGCCACTTCGTCACTATCTCCTCTCCACTGGCCACACAGATCCCTCAGG CGGTGGGGGCAGCCTACGCAGCCAAGCGGGCCAATGCCAACAGGGTCGTCATCTGTTACTTCGGTGAGGGGGCGGCCAGCGAGGGGGATGCCCACGCCGGCTTCAACTTCGCGGCCACACTTGAGTGCCCCATCATCTTCTTCTGCCGGAACAATGGCTACGCCATCTCCACGCCCACCTCCGAGCAGTATCGCGGCGATGGCATTG cGGCACGAGGCCCCGGGTATGGCATCATGTCAATCCGCGTGGATGGTAATGATGTGTTTGCTGTGTACAATGCCACAAAGGAGGCCCGACGGCGCGCTGTGGCAGAGAACCAGCCCTTCCTCATCGAGGCCATGACCTACAG GATCGGGCACCACAGCACCAGTGACGACAGTTCGGCGTACCGCTCGGTGGACGAGGTCAATTACTGGGACAAGCAGGACCACCCCATCTCCCGGCTGCGGCACTACCTGCTGAGCCAAGGCTGGTGGGATGAGGAGCAAGAGAAGGCCTGGAGGAAGCAGTCCCGCAAGAAG GTGATGGAGGCCTTTGAGCAGGCAGAGCGGAAGCCCAAACCCAACCCCAACCTGCTCTTCTCAGACGTGTATCAGGAGATGCCCGCCCAGCTCCGCAAGCAGCAGGAGTCCCTGGCCCGCCACCTGCAGACCTACGGGGAGCACTACCCACTGGAGCACTTTGATAAGTGA
- the B3GNT8 gene encoding UDP-GlcNAc:betaGal beta-1,3-N-acetylglucosaminyltransferase 8, which yields MRCPKCLLCLSALLTLLGLKVYIEWTSESWLSKAYPSPRGTPPGPTPANPEPTLPANLSARLGQTGPLPFAYWNQQQWRLGSLPSGDSTETGGCQAWGAAAAAEIPDFTSYPKDLRRFLLSAACRSFPQWLPGGGGGQVSSCSDTDVPYLLLAVKSEPGRFAERQAVRETWGSPAPGIRLLFLLGSPVGEAGPDLDSLVAWESRRYSDLLLWDFLDVPFNQTLKDLLLLAWLGHHCPAVSFVLRAQDDAFVHTPALLAHLRALPPASARNLYLGEVFTQAMPLRKPGGPFYVPESFFEGGYPAYASGGGYVIAGRLAPWLLRAAARVAPFPIEDVYTGLCIRALGLVPQAHPGFLTAWPADRTADHCAFRNLLLVRPLGPQASIRLWKQLQDPRLQC from the coding sequence ATGCGCTGCCCCAAGTGCCTTCTCTGCCTGTCAGCACTGCTCACACTCCTGGGCCTCAAAGTGTACATCGAGTGGACATCCGAGTCCTGGCTCAGCAAGGCCTACCCCAGCCCTCGGGGCACCCCGCCAGGCCCCACGCCAGCCAACCCCGAGCCCACCCTACCTGCCAACCTCTCCGCCCGCCTGGGCCAGACTGGCCCGCTGCCCTTCGCTTACTGGAACCAGCAGCAGTGGCGGCTGGGGTCCCTGCCCAGTGGGGACAGCACTGAAACGGGGGGCTGCCAGGCTTggggggccgccgccgccgccgagaTCCCTGACTTCACCTCCTACCCCAAGGACCTCCGTCGTTTCCTGCTGTCAGCAGCCTGCCGGAGCTTCCCACAGTGGCTGCCTGGAGGTGGTGGCGGCCAAGTCTCCAGCTGCTCGGATACTGATGTCCCCTACCTGCTGTTGGCCGTCAAGTCAGAACCAGGGCGCTTTGCAGAACGACAGGCCGTGAGGGAGACGTGGGGCAGTCCAGCTCCAGGGATCCGGCTGCTCTTCCTGCTAGGGTCTCCGGTGGGTGAGGCAGGGCCTGACCTAGACTCACTAGTGGCCTGGGAGAGCCGTCGCTACAGTGACCTGCTGCTCTGGGACTTCCTCGACGTCCCATTCAACCAGACGCTCAAAGACCTGCTGCTGCTGGCCTGGCTGGGCCACCACTGCCCCGCCGTGAGTTTTGTCCTGCGAGCCCAGGATGATGCCTTTGTGCACACCCCTGCCCTGCTGGCTCACCTGCGGGCCctgccacctgcctcggcccgaAACCTCTACCTGGGTGAGGTCTTTACGCAGGCCATGCCTCTCCGGAAGCCAGGAGGACCCTTTTACGTGCCCGAGTCCTTCTTCGAAGGTGGCTACCCAGCCTATGCAAGCGGGGGTGGCTACGTCATTGCCGGGCGCCTGGCACCCTGGCTGCTGCGGGCGGCAGCCCGTGTGGCACCCTTCCCCATTGAGGACGTCTACACTGGCCTTTGCATCCGAGCCCTGGGCCTGGTGCCCCAGGCCCACCCAGGCTTCCTCACAGCCTGGCCAGCAGACCGCACTGCGGACCACTGCGCTTTCCGCAACCTGCTGCTAGTACGGCCCCTGGGCCCTCAGGCCAGCATTCGGCTCTGGAAACAACTGCAAGACCCAAGGCTCCAGTGCTGA